A single region of the Blattabacterium cuenoti genome encodes:
- a CDS encoding thymidylate synthase — MKQYLNLLKNVLKNGIKKKDRTGIGTISIFGSQMRFDLEKGFPLLTTKKLNVRSIIYELLWFLKGDTNIQYLKNNKVTIWDEWANEQGELGPIYGLQWRKWPTYDGHFIDQIVNLIKKIKFNPNSRRLVVSSWNVGMIKNMALPPCHLLFQLYVFKKKLSLLLYQRSADIFLGLPFNIASYALLLTMLAKILNLKEKEFIHTIGDAHIYNNHIEQVKMQLKRTPKPLPKIILNSDVQNIFEFGFEDFKLKNYNPFPHIKGDVAI, encoded by the coding sequence ATGAAACAATACTTAAATCTATTAAAAAATGTATTAAAAAACGGAATTAAAAAAAAAGATCGTACTGGTATAGGTACAATAAGTATATTTGGATCTCAAATGAGATTTGATTTGGAAAAAGGCTTTCCTCTTTTAACTACTAAAAAATTAAATGTACGATCAATTATTTATGAATTATTATGGTTTTTAAAAGGAGATACTAACATCCAATATTTAAAAAATAATAAAGTAACTATTTGGGATGAATGGGCTAATGAACAAGGGGAATTGGGTCCAATTTATGGATTACAATGGAGAAAATGGCCAACCTATGATGGACATTTTATTGATCAAATAGTTAATCTTATAAAAAAAATAAAATTTAATCCAAATTCTAGGCGTTTAGTTGTTTCTTCTTGGAATGTAGGAATGATTAAAAATATGGCATTACCACCCTGTCATTTGTTATTTCAATTATATGTATTTAAAAAAAAATTATCATTACTTTTATATCAGAGAAGTGCAGATATTTTTCTTGGATTACCTTTTAATATAGCTTCTTACGCATTATTACTTACTATGCTTGCTAAAATTCTAAATTTAAAAGAGAAAGAATTTATACACACTATAGGGGATGCTCATATTTATAATAATCATATAGAACAAGTAAAAATGCAATTGAAAAGAACTCCAAAGCCCCTTCCAAAAATTATATTGAATTCTGATGTCCAAAACATTTTTGAATTTGGGTTTGAAGATTTTAAATTAAAAAATTATAATCCTTTTCCTCATATTAAAGGAGACGTAGCTATTTAA